The segment CGGCTATGTGGTTCCGGCGTGCAGGCAGTGATATCCGCAGCGCAACAAATTGCCCTGGGCGACAGCCGCTTAGCATTGGCAGGTGGGGCTGAATCCATGTCGCGAGGTGCCTATCTACTGCCGCCCCAAGCACGCAATGGCATACGCCTAGGCGATGCCAATATTCAGGACCTTACCCTCGGCATTCTTAGTGACCCATTTGGCAGCGGCCATATGGGAATGACCGCTGAAAATATCGCCAAGCAGTATGGCTTAAGCCGCGAGCAGCTAGATCAGTTTGCAGTGGATAGCCATCGTAAGGCGGCAAAAGCCATTGCAGAAGGGCGTTTTGACGAGCAAATCGTGCCTGTTGAGGTGACAAAAGGAAAACAGACGGTTTCCTTTGCACGTGATGAGCATGTGCGAGAAGGCGTTGAGTTAAGTGATTTAGCACGGCTTAAACCGGCCTTTAAGAAAGAGGGAATAGTAACGGCAGGGAACGCATCCGGGATCAACGATGGCGCAGCGACCTTGGTGCTGGCGCATGCCGATGAAGCACAGCAGCGCAATTTAACGGTTAGGGCGCGGCTTCGCGTGGCAACTACCGCCGGTGTGGAGCCTTCGGTAATGGGGTTAGGGCCAATTCCTGCGGTGAAACGCTGTCTCCAACAGGCAGGGCTAACGATCAGTGACATTGATGTGATTGAGTCCAATGAAGCGTTCGCGGCACAAGCGATGGCGGTTGCCGATACGCTGGGTTTCCCATTGGAAAAACTAAACCCGAATGGTGGTGCAGTGGCGCTCGGTCATCCAGTAGGGGCGACCGGTGCCATCTTGATCTTAAAAACCTTACATGAATTGGAGCGACGTCAGGGTCGCTATGGTTTGATCACATTATGTATCGGTGGTGGTCAGGGCATTGCGCTGTTAATAGAACGCGAATAGCAACCGGTTTTCCAATAACAATCGACAGGTGTGTTTTATGTCTACGATAACGCCAAAAATACTTCCTTCTACGCCGTCTGCGACTAGCTCGCCGCTGTTAATTAGAGACTTGCTGGAGTCAGGTGTTCGAATGGCGGGGAACAACCAGATTGTTTATCGAGACCAGAGCCGTCATGACTATCGACATTTTCGTGAGCGGGTACATCAGCTTGCCCATACGCTAACAGCACAAGGCGTTCAGGCAGGTGATGTGGTGGCGGTGTTGGACTGGGACAGTCATCGCTATTTAGAGTGTTTTTTTGCCATTCCAATGATTGGTGCCGTGCTTCACACCGTTAACGTACGTTTGGCACCTGAGCAAATTCACTACACGATGGTGCACGCTGAAGACGTCTTTGTGCTGGTGCATGAGGATTTCGTGCCGCTACTGGAGCCACTTGCTGATCAACTACCTAATATACGCGGTTACCTACTTTGCCAAGAAGCGGCGAGTCAAGAAACACAAAGCACCCTCAACACGTCGCTGCCAGTAGTTGGTGAATTTGAGGCATTGTTAAGTGAGCAGCCAACTCATTACGAGTTCCCTATTTTTGATGAAAATGCAGTGGCTACGCTGTTCTACACCACGGGCACCACCGGTAATCCGAAAGGGGTATTTTTTACCCATCGCCAACTGGTACTGCACACACTAGGCGAAGCCAGTACCTTCCAAGCACCGGGGTTTGAGCTGCTCAACCGTGACAAGGTATACATGCCCATCACGCCGATGTTCCATGTGCATGCATGGGGCGTGCCTTACACCGCTACATTGATGGGGGCTACCCAGGTGTACCCTGGCCGTTATGAACCTGAAATGCTGGTTAAGCTGCTGGTGAACGAAAAGGTTGATTTCTCCCACTGCGTGCCAACGCTGTTAAATATGGTCGTTAGCGCTGACGCTATTGCATCGAAAAAAATTGATTTAACCGGTTGGAAGGTATTGGTGGGCGGCAGTGCGCTAACTCAAGCCCTGGCTAGCCGTGCTTGGTCACTCGGCATTGATACGCGTAGTGCCTATGGCATGTCAGAAACCTGCCCGCTGCTAACCGCTGATATTTTACCTCAGGATGTGGCTGAGGCCAGTTTTGAAACGCAGCTTCCCTGGCGATGTAAGGCTGGTTTACCCGTGCCTCTAGTGAAATTGCAGGTGGTTGATGCCAATGGAGAACCGTTACCCCATGATGGCGTCAGTGTCGGTGAAGTGCGTGCCCAAGCACCCTGGTTAACCCAGGCGTACTACAAGGAAGAGAAACGCAGTGAAGAGCTTTGGCGGGATGGATGGCTTCATACCGGTGATGTTGGCTCGATTGATGAGCATGGTTTCTTGGCCATTAGCGACCGTATTAAAGATGTCATCAAAACCGGTGGAGAGTGGCTCTCCTCACTTGAGCTGGAAAGCTATATTAGCCAATGCCCGGGTGTGGCGGAAGTGGCGGTAATTGGCGTTACGGATGATAAATGGGGGGAGCGTCCAGCAGCACTTGTTGTTCCCAGTGATATCAATAACCCACCCACGGCAGAAGAAGTACAGGCGTTTATGGTGCAGTTCGTCGAGCAGGGCAGCATCAACCGCTGGGGCATTCCATCGTTGATTCGCTTCGTAGATGAAATTCCTAAAACCAGTGTCGGTAAGCTGGATAAAAAGCGCATTCGCACTGAGATATAAACGCTAGCGTTTTATGCCCGCCGTTTGCGCCTTGCGGTAAGCGGCGGGTGAATTTCCTGTCCACTGTTTAAACGCTCGGCTAAGACAAGCAAGGTCTTCAAATCCTAGTTTTTCTGCGATGGTTGTCAGTGGTTGTGTGCTGCGAGTGAGTGCTTGAATGGCATAGTCGCGACGGTATTCGTCTTTAACTGCTTGGAAATGGGTACCTTCAAGTCTCAAGTGTCTTGAAAGTGTACGGACAGACATATGTAACGCATCTGCCACATGCTGAACAGTGCATGAGGCGGGTAAGTGGCGGCTAAGGTGTTCGCGAACGCGGTGAGTCACTAAACGATCTTCAAAAGAGACGTAGAACCAGTCAGCCGGTGCGCGTTGTAGAAATGCGCCAAGATGTTGTTTGGTTTGGCGTATGGGGTGGTTGAGAAACACCTTATCAAAGTAAACAGCTGTTTGCGGTTGATCAAATTTTACCTTGCCGGGATAAAAGTAGAGGTAGTCAGCACTGTGAGCGGGTTGGGCGTAGCCGCACTCCATCAAGATAGGTGGGATTTTGCGTGCGATCATCCAGGAGGCGATACCGTGAAACAGTTTCAACATCAATTCATGAATCAATATTCGACTGCCATGAAGCGGAGCGCGTTCTTCCAGCGCCATCCGGGCAAACCCGCCTTCAATAGTAAAGTCGTAGCCGAAATCATCTAAGAGAATCCGAAAAAACTGCGTATAGCGGTGAAGTGCAACATGCAGCGTAGGCGCATCTAGCAAGCTCAAACACAGCAGCTTTAGCGTTCCACAGCGTAGCGGCCTGGAGAAAAAGCATGGTGTCTCATCATCTAGCTTAAGGGCGAGGAGGCGGTAAAGCTCGGCAAACTGCTCAACAGTGACTCGACCGTTCGGTGCGCTGAGTAGAAAGGGTGAAATTCCAGCAAGTTCCAAGTAGCGAACAGGAGAATGCTCAGTAGCGGGTAAGCCACACAAGAGTTCGTTCACAAAGTGCATTGAGACGGTAACGGTCACGATGTCAGCCCTAAACGAGTAGCTTGGCACTACCTTGTTATTATCACGTGATGATGGGACGTTAGCACGATGTGTCGTTTGGCTCTATAAGGGCTCTCCTTAACGTGAGTGCATGCGTTACACTGTGCGCCTCATGATGAAGGAGGACACTGCGTGACCTTGTTACGACTCGAACAGCTGCAACTCGCTTACGGCACCCAAGTACTGCTTAACCGCGCCGACCTAACGGTTGAAAAAGGCGAGCGGCTGGCGCTGGTCGGGCGCAACGGCACCGGTAAATCAACGCTATTAAAACTAGTCGCGGGCGATATTCATGCCGATGATGGCTCTATTTGGCGTGCGCCGGGCTTGAAGATTGGCGTCTTATCCCAGGAGCTGCCTGAATCCTCAGGCATGACGATTTTTGACATGGTTGCTCAGGGGCTGCCGGAAGCGGGGGAGTTGCTTTCTGAATACCAGCATTTGATCAATGACCCAGATCCCGATATGAACCGCATGGCCAAGTTACAAACCCGCATAGAGGCTATCGACGGTTGGTCTTTCCATCAGAGTATTGACGTTGTCCTCACTCGCTTAGGATTACCCCCTGAAGCTGAAATGAGCGCGCTTTCCGGTGGCTGGCGCCGCCGTGTGGCGTTGGCGCGAGCATTGGTTTCTGAGCCGGACTTACTGCTTCTTGACGAGCCAACCAACCACCTCGATCTGGACACGATTGCTTGGTTGGAAGAGCAACTGCTGGCCTTCAACGGTGCGGTATTACTGATTACCCATGACCGTGCTTTTTTATCTAAGCTGGCCACCACGATCCTTGAGCTAGACCGAGGCAAGCTTGGCCGTTATCCCGGTAACTACGCTGAATATCAAGAGCGTAAGCAGCACGAGCTAGAAGTAGAAGCGCGAGAAAATGCGCTTTTCGATAAAAAACTGGCCCAAGAAGAAGTCTGGATTCGTCAAGGCGTCAAAGCGCGGCGTACCCGCAACGAAGGACGTGTTCGTGAGCTTGAGCAGATGCGCTTGGAGCGCAGTCAGCGACGTGAGCGTCAGGGGACTGCCAACCTCAACGTTGACAGCGGCGAGCGTACTGGTAAGCGGGTAGTTGAGTTGAAAGGCGTAACACAGCGCTTTGGTAATGATGTCATTCTGCGTGATGTGAATCTTGAAGTGATGCGCGGCGACCGCATTGGTTTCCTTGGTCGCAACGGTGCAGGTAAAACAACACTGCTGAAAATCTTGCTAGGCGAGCTTGCTCCAACGGAAGGTAGTGTTCAGTTGGGTACCAATTTAAAAGTCGCTTATTTTGATCAATTGCGTGCAGGCTTAGAACTGGAAAAAACCGTCTATGACAACGTTGCCCAAGGCAGTGATCGGGTAACCGTTGGTGGAAAAGATCGTCACGTGATGAGCTACCTTCAGGATTTCCTATTCACGCCTGATCGTGTTCGACAGCCAGTGAAAGCACTTTCCGGCGGTGAGTCCAACCGTCTGTTGTTAGCCAAACTGTTTACTCAACCAGCCAACGTATTGGTGTTGGATGAGCCTACAAACGACTTGGACATGGAAACCCTTGAGCTGCTTGAAGAGCTGCTGCTTGACTTTGATGGCACGCTGCTACTGGTCTCCCACGATCGGACATTTATGGATAATGTCGTGACTAGTATGCTGGCCTTTGAAGGTGAGGGCTTAGTGCGTGAATACGTGGGTGGCTACACAGATTGGATACGCCAAGGGGGGAAATTACCGCCAGCACCTTGGGAAGGCGCTGCCCGCCAGAACACTGAGCCGACCAGCACTGCAGTTGAAAAAACGCCAGAGAAGCCAGTTGATGAGCCCGTTAAGAAAACCGTTAAGCTCTCTTACAAATTGCAGCGGGAGTTAGATGCGTTACCTGCGGAGATTGAGCGGCTTGAGAATGAGGTAGAGGCGTTAGAGCAAGAAATTGGCAACCCCGCTTTCTATCAGCAAGAAGCCAGTGTCGTTACAACAAAATTGCAAGCGTTAGAAAACGTACAGCAGGCGCTTGAAACGGCAATGGAACGTTGGATGGAGCTTGAGGCGATGGCCAACGGTGATTGACACCAGCATCGAATGAGTAAAGGCACCCATAGGGTGCCTTTCTACACTGATTACTCGTCGCTCTCTTCACCTTTTTTGCCGACCCTAACGGCCAAGACGTCGCACTGCGCACCGTGCAGTACGCCCGTAGAGGTAGATCCAAGTAGTAGGGCAAAGCCATGGCGTCCATGCGAGCCAACAACGATCAGGTCGACGTTGTGCTCTTCTGCAAAGCGATGGATTTCAGTGTCTGGCATACCGACGACGACATGTTGATCAGCAGGCTCGACGTGAGGGGCGGCAATTTCAGCCAGCCGTTTTTTTGCGTGGTCGTCTAACTGGTCTTGAATGCTGGTGAGATCCATCGGGATGTCACCACCGTATGCGAAGCCCAATGGTTCGAGAGTGTGCATGATAGAAATCTTAGCATCATTGTTGCGTTCAGCAATCGCGACTGCGCGCTCTAAGATTTTATGGGAATCTTTGGTTAGATCAACGGCTACTAATATGTGGTGATAGCTCATGGCTTATCTCCTTCGTGATAATTAACAAAGAAAACGCTTTGTTAGATGACCTTTACTTTAGGCTGCAAGCGCAGTCTTAACAACGATCTATGTCATGCTTTTTTAAGTTAAAGAATAGGAGAGACGCCGAGATGGAATGGTTAATTATTATTTTTATTTTGATGTTTGTTATTGCTCCAGTGATGTGGCTTAAGCCTAGCCCTCAGCAAAAGCGTCAGATGGCCCTGCGTTTAAGCGCACAGAAGCAAGGGGTAACGATCAAAATGGAGAAGCCTCCCCTACATCATTTCCGAGGCACAATGCCCGCCTATCGTTGGTATTTTTCCCAGCAGCAGCCAGGGCCTGATTTTGTGTTGGTTCGCGAGTCGAACGCCAGTGAGGCGCTGGAGCTTTATCATGCCGGGTGGCGTTGGCGTATTGCCCCATTACGGCCGCTTCCAGAAATGGCAAGTGTCTCTTTAAAAGCCCTCCTAGAGCGTCTTCCACAAGATGCGTTGGTGATTGAGTCAAATTCTACGGCGCTAACACTTTGGTGGTGGGAGTCACAAGCTGCCGAGCGTTTCTCTACCTATGGAGAAGATTTTCAGGTGTTAAAAGAAGCGCTAGGCGGATTGTCAGACCGCCCTGCTGCAAGGCCGCTAAACGGGGCTGGTGAAACAGCAGGGCACTAAGGGGCGTTTTATGCCGAGGGACCATCTTGGTCTCTCGACTGAATCGCCATGCCATTGGACTCTATTAGCGCTAGCCACTTGTCTAACTGGTCTAAATCACCCTCACTTAGGCCAGCCAGCATCTCTTTGCGTGCTTCCTGGACAACGCTGTCGATTTGTTCAAGTAGCGGCATTGCCGCGGGTGTTAGATAGAGCCGTTTGCTACGGCGATCATTATCGCAGGCCCGCCGTTCAACCAGCCCTTGTGCCTCAAGTTGTCCAAGGGTTCTTACTAACGATGGCGCTTCAACGCCAATCGCCCTTGCTAAATCACACTGTGGATTGCCTTCACCTAATTTCCATAAATGGTAAAGCGTCACCCAGCGCGTTTGTGTTAATCCCAAGGGTGCAAGCCTTCGGTCAAGAATTGAGCGCCACAGGTGGGGCAGGCGTGCAATGCGAAAACCAATTGTTGAAGCCATAGTAAACAGCTACCTAAAAATGTAAGTAGGCGAATTGTCATAAGCTGTGCCGCTGAATGCAAGGCGTTATGTTATTCGTCCGTTGATAGATCGTTTTCAGAGTTGCTGTTTCCCGGTATAAAGCGGCGCAAATTTAGGGCACTCAAGCCGCTTGGTTGGATCTTGCTGTCCGCGATCGTGGCTTTTCCCAAATCTTCTGAAACAGTAAACCGGATCAGC is part of the Halomonas sp. GT genome and harbors:
- a CDS encoding AraC family transcriptional regulator — translated: MTVTVSMHFVNELLCGLPATEHSPVRYLELAGISPFLLSAPNGRVTVEQFAELYRLLALKLDDETPCFFSRPLRCGTLKLLCLSLLDAPTLHVALHRYTQFFRILLDDFGYDFTIEGGFARMALEERAPLHGSRILIHELMLKLFHGIASWMIARKIPPILMECGYAQPAHSADYLYFYPGKVKFDQPQTAVYFDKVFLNHPIRQTKQHLGAFLQRAPADWFYVSFEDRLVTHRVREHLSRHLPASCTVQHVADALHMSVRTLSRHLRLEGTHFQAVKDEYRRDYAIQALTRSTQPLTTIAEKLGFEDLACLSRAFKQWTGNSPAAYRKAQTAGIKR
- the slyA gene encoding transcriptional regulator SlyA, which produces MASTIGFRIARLPHLWRSILDRRLAPLGLTQTRWVTLYHLWKLGEGNPQCDLARAIGVEAPSLVRTLGQLEAQGLVERRACDNDRRSKRLYLTPAAMPLLEQIDSVVQEARKEMLAGLSEGDLDQLDKWLALIESNGMAIQSRDQDGPSA
- a CDS encoding ATP-binding cassette domain-containing protein, giving the protein MTLLRLEQLQLAYGTQVLLNRADLTVEKGERLALVGRNGTGKSTLLKLVAGDIHADDGSIWRAPGLKIGVLSQELPESSGMTIFDMVAQGLPEAGELLSEYQHLINDPDPDMNRMAKLQTRIEAIDGWSFHQSIDVVLTRLGLPPEAEMSALSGGWRRRVALARALVSEPDLLLLDEPTNHLDLDTIAWLEEQLLAFNGAVLLITHDRAFLSKLATTILELDRGKLGRYPGNYAEYQERKQHELEVEARENALFDKKLAQEEVWIRQGVKARRTRNEGRVRELEQMRLERSQRRERQGTANLNVDSGERTGKRVVELKGVTQRFGNDVILRDVNLEVMRGDRIGFLGRNGAGKTTLLKILLGELAPTEGSVQLGTNLKVAYFDQLRAGLELEKTVYDNVAQGSDRVTVGGKDRHVMSYLQDFLFTPDRVRQPVKALSGGESNRLLLAKLFTQPANVLVLDEPTNDLDMETLELLEELLLDFDGTLLLVSHDRTFMDNVVTSMLAFEGEGLVREYVGGYTDWIRQGGKLPPAPWEGAARQNTEPTSTAVEKTPEKPVDEPVKKTVKLSYKLQRELDALPAEIERLENEVEALEQEIGNPAFYQQEASVVTTKLQALENVQQALETAMERWMELEAMANGD
- the bktB gene encoding beta-ketothiolase BktB, which produces MQLDSVVIVSGARTAIGGFGGSLSSFAPHELGTITAQEALRRAGIAGADIDHSVYGHIITTGPEDAYLARHIALSAGVPKEAGAFNVNRLCGSGVQAVISAAQQIALGDSRLALAGGAESMSRGAYLLPPQARNGIRLGDANIQDLTLGILSDPFGSGHMGMTAENIAKQYGLSREQLDQFAVDSHRKAAKAIAEGRFDEQIVPVEVTKGKQTVSFARDEHVREGVELSDLARLKPAFKKEGIVTAGNASGINDGAATLVLAHADEAQQRNLTVRARLRVATTAGVEPSVMGLGPIPAVKRCLQQAGLTISDIDVIESNEAFAAQAMAVADTLGFPLEKLNPNGGAVALGHPVGATGAILILKTLHELERRQGRYGLITLCIGGGQGIALLIERE
- a CDS encoding preprotein translocase subunit YajC; amino-acid sequence: MEWLIIIFILMFVIAPVMWLKPSPQQKRQMALRLSAQKQGVTIKMEKPPLHHFRGTMPAYRWYFSQQQPGPDFVLVRESNASEALELYHAGWRWRIAPLRPLPEMASVSLKALLERLPQDALVIESNSTALTLWWWESQAAERFSTYGEDFQVLKEALGGLSDRPAARPLNGAGETAGH
- a CDS encoding universal stress protein, translated to MSYHHILVAVDLTKDSHKILERAVAIAERNNDAKISIMHTLEPLGFAYGGDIPMDLTSIQDQLDDHAKKRLAEIAAPHVEPADQHVVVGMPDTEIHRFAEEHNVDLIVVGSHGRHGFALLLGSTSTGVLHGAQCDVLAVRVGKKGEESDE
- a CDS encoding fatty acid--CoA ligase, with the translated sequence MSTITPKILPSTPSATSSPLLIRDLLESGVRMAGNNQIVYRDQSRHDYRHFRERVHQLAHTLTAQGVQAGDVVAVLDWDSHRYLECFFAIPMIGAVLHTVNVRLAPEQIHYTMVHAEDVFVLVHEDFVPLLEPLADQLPNIRGYLLCQEAASQETQSTLNTSLPVVGEFEALLSEQPTHYEFPIFDENAVATLFYTTGTTGNPKGVFFTHRQLVLHTLGEASTFQAPGFELLNRDKVYMPITPMFHVHAWGVPYTATLMGATQVYPGRYEPEMLVKLLVNEKVDFSHCVPTLLNMVVSADAIASKKIDLTGWKVLVGGSALTQALASRAWSLGIDTRSAYGMSETCPLLTADILPQDVAEASFETQLPWRCKAGLPVPLVKLQVVDANGEPLPHDGVSVGEVRAQAPWLTQAYYKEEKRSEELWRDGWLHTGDVGSIDEHGFLAISDRIKDVIKTGGEWLSSLELESYISQCPGVAEVAVIGVTDDKWGERPAALVVPSDINNPPTAEEVQAFMVQFVEQGSINRWGIPSLIRFVDEIPKTSVGKLDKKRIRTEI